A window of the Lactuca sativa cultivar Salinas chromosome 5, Lsat_Salinas_v11, whole genome shotgun sequence genome harbors these coding sequences:
- the LOC111878719 gene encoding uncharacterized mitochondrial protein AtMg00820-like, whose product MEEDYTALMRNQTWELVPKPTNAKPKSCKWDYKVKRKADGSVERLKARLVARGFSQEYGLDYEETFSPVAKLTTVRVLLALAASKGWNMWQMDVSNAFLYGELD is encoded by the coding sequence ATGGAAGAAGATTACACTGCTCTAATGAGAAACCAAACTTGGGAATTGGTTCCTAAACCAACCAATGCAAAGCCAAAATCTTGTAAGTGGGATTATAAAGTCAAACGGAAAGCTGATGGTTCAGTAGAAAGGCTGAAGGCTCGACTTGTTGCACGAGGTTTCTCTCAAGAATACGGGCTCGACTACGAAGAAACATTTAGCCCTGTAGCAAAACTAACCACAGTGAGAGTTCTACTGGCCTTAGCTGCTAGTAAAGGATGGAATATGTGGCAAATGGATGTGAGTAATGCATTTTTATATGGAGAACTTGATTGA
- the LOC111878785 gene encoding uncharacterized protein LOC111878785 isoform X2, whose protein sequence is MVLLQFLNVENQKPMEGRTPASGFSTIVDQASLFSVFGGIIMCKVAYDLTGVISPLVFKGFNKLESVQKFEWKNRGISTFHALFVAIASYYFLVVSNLFDEHDQQEFIVYRSSASSNTILAMSLGYFLSDLAMIIWMYPTLGGPEYVFHHGLSMFGIIQSLICGQAQFYNFIVLFSEITTPFVNIRWYLDVAGKKNSMFYLLNGVAVFVGWLAARVILFIFFFHHMFTHFDQVN, encoded by the exons ATGGTTCTGCTGCAATTTTTGAACGTTGAAAATCAAAAACCCATGGAAGGAAGAACTCCTGCTTCTGGTTTTAGCACCATTGTAGATCAAGCAAGTTTGTTTTCAGTTTTTGGAGGCATTATCATGTGTAAAGTT GCTTATGATTTGACGGGTGTAATTAGTCCCTTGGTCTTCAAAGGTTTTAACAAACTCGAAAGTGTGCAGAAATTCGAATGGAAAAATCG GGGCATCTCGACCTTCCATGCACTTTTTGTGGCCATTGCTTCTTATTACTTTTTGGTCGTTTCAAATCTTTTTGATGAGCATGATCAACAGGAGTTCATCGTCTATCGATCATCTGCATCATCTAACACTATACTTGCG ATGTCCCTCGGTTACTTTTTGTCAGATTTGGCGATGATTATATGGATGTATCCGACTTTAGGTGGTCCAGAATAC GTATTTCACCATGGACTCTCTATGTTCGGTATCATTCAATCCCTTATATGCGGCCAAGCTCAGTTTTACAACTTTATTGTTCTTTTCTCGGAGATCACAACACCATTTGTTAACATAAGATG GTATCTTGATGTTGCCGGGAAGAAGAACTCCATGTTTTACTTGTTGAACGGCGTTGCAGTGTTTGTAGGGTGGTTG GCTGCGAGGGTCATCTTGTTCATCTTCTTTTTCCACCACATGTTTACACATTTTGATCAGGTGAATTGA
- the LOC111878785 gene encoding uncharacterized protein LOC111878785 isoform X1 has protein sequence MVLLQFLNVENQKPMEGRTPASGFSTIVDQASLFSVFGGIIMCKVAYDLTGVISPLVFKGFNKLESVQKFEWKNRGISTFHALFVAIASYYFLVVSNLFDEHDQQEFIVYRSSASSNTILAMSLGYFLSDLAMIIWMYPTLGGPEYVFHHGLSMFGIIQSLICGQAQFYNFIVLFSEITTPFVNIRWYLDVAGKKNSMFYLLNGVAVFVGWLAARVILFIFFFHHMFTHFDQVKQTYWTIFCSLLTIPSVLTIMNLFWFWKIAKGLIKTLTKFTRHSHGS, from the exons ATGGTTCTGCTGCAATTTTTGAACGTTGAAAATCAAAAACCCATGGAAGGAAGAACTCCTGCTTCTGGTTTTAGCACCATTGTAGATCAAGCAAGTTTGTTTTCAGTTTTTGGAGGCATTATCATGTGTAAAGTT GCTTATGATTTGACGGGTGTAATTAGTCCCTTGGTCTTCAAAGGTTTTAACAAACTCGAAAGTGTGCAGAAATTCGAATGGAAAAATCG GGGCATCTCGACCTTCCATGCACTTTTTGTGGCCATTGCTTCTTATTACTTTTTGGTCGTTTCAAATCTTTTTGATGAGCATGATCAACAGGAGTTCATCGTCTATCGATCATCTGCATCATCTAACACTATACTTGCG ATGTCCCTCGGTTACTTTTTGTCAGATTTGGCGATGATTATATGGATGTATCCGACTTTAGGTGGTCCAGAATAC GTATTTCACCATGGACTCTCTATGTTCGGTATCATTCAATCCCTTATATGCGGCCAAGCTCAGTTTTACAACTTTATTGTTCTTTTCTCGGAGATCACAACACCATTTGTTAACATAAGATG GTATCTTGATGTTGCCGGGAAGAAGAACTCCATGTTTTACTTGTTGAACGGCGTTGCAGTGTTTGTAGGGTGGTTG GCTGCGAGGGTCATCTTGTTCATCTTCTTTTTCCACCACATGTTTACACATTTTGATCAG GTGAAGCAAACTTATTGGACAATATTTTGCAGCTTGCTAACGATCCCGTCGGTATTGACGATAATGAACTtgttttggttttggaaaattgcCAAAGGATTGATCAAAACTCTCACAAAGTTCACAAGACATAGTCATGGGAGTTGA
- the LOC111878718 gene encoding uncharacterized mitochondrial protein AtMg00810-like yields the protein MDQPQGFVSKTHPQYVCNLKKALYRLKQSPRAWFGKIAEFLEHNGYSITAFDASLFVKSKGDKVVVVLVYVDDLIITGNYDEMITRLKENLCTRFYMKDLGRLNHFLGLELSYQHDVIVLHQRKHSTDLLNKFGMLDSKPAVTPMDANVKFSATAGRELEDASIYRNIVGRLIYLTLTRPNIAFAVRVLSRFMQNPRKPHLDAVRRVLSYIKMTLNWGISFKKGEESKLSGYCDADYIGDVNTRRSTTCYLFMLGSSVVTWCSKRQPIVSLSTTEAEYRVAAMAAQECVWLVQLLKDLKQEVNYSVPLFCDNLSSIQFAENPTFHA from the coding sequence ATGGATCAACCTCAGGGCTTTGTAAGTAAAACCCATCCACAATATGTATGCAATCTTAAGAAAGCCTTGTATAGACTAAAACAATCACCGAGAGCCTGGTTCGGAAAGATTGCTGAATTTCTCGAACATAACGGATATTCTATAACTGCTTTTGATGCAAGTCTTTTTGTTAAAAGTAAAGGAGACAAGGTTGTTGTGGTTCTGGTATATGTAGATGATCTGATAATCACAGGAAACTATGATGAAATGATTACTCGGCTCAAAGAAAATCTCTGCACTCGGTTTTATATGAAAGACTTGGGAAGGTTGAATCATTTCCTAGGTTTAGAGTTGAGCTACCAGCATGATGTGATTGTTTTGCATCAAAGGAAACATTCCACAGACCTGTTAAATAAGTTTGGGATGTTAGATAGCAAGCCAGCAGTAACACCCATGGATGCAAATGTCAAGTTTAGTGCAACAGCAGGTAGAGAACTGGAAGATGCTTCAATATATAGAAATATTGTGGGAAGACTTATATATTTAACTCTAACGAGACCTAATATAGCCTTTGCTGTTAGAGTTTTGAGTCGCTTCATGCAAAATCCAAGAAAGCCTCACCTGGATGCAGTACGAAGGGTACTAAGTTATATCAAGATGACACTAAATTGGGGTATTTCTTTCAAGAAAGGAGAAGAAAGCAAGCTGTCAGGCTACTGTGATGCAGATTATATTGGTGATGTCAATACACGTAGATCAACCACATGTTACTTGTTCATGTTGGGATCTAGTGTGGTAACTTGGTGTAGTAAACGACAACCTATAGTCTCGTTATCAACAACAGAAGCAGAGTATAGAGTTGCTGCAATGGCAGCTCAGGAGTGTGTATGGCTGGTACAATTGCTAAAGGATCTTAAACAGGAGGTGAACTATAGTGTACCATTGTTCTGTGATAATTTATCTTCTATACAATTTGCTGAGAATCCCACGTTCCATGCCTGA
- the LOC111878762 gene encoding mitochondrial import receptor subunit TOM40-1: protein MATLVPPPPAAAAAETIKPEKVDYMDLPCPIPYEEIHREALMSLKADYFEGMRVDFTKGLNQRFSLSHSIAMGPTELPSQSAEVIKIPTANYEFGANFIDPKLMLIGRVLTDGRVNARVKCDLSENLTMKANAQLTSEPHMSHGMFNFEYKGSDYRSQFQLGNGGLLGASYIQSVTPHLSLGGEVFWAGQHRKSGLGYAARYNTDKMVASGQIASTGMVALSYVQKVSEKVSLASDLMYNYMSRDVTASFGYDYILRQCRLRGKIDSNGCTSAFLEERLSMGLNFIISAEIDHMKKDYKFGFGLTVGE from the exons ATGGCGACTCTTGTTCCCCCTCCACCAGCGGCGGCGGCGGCGGAAACTATCAAACCGGAGAAAGTCGATTACATGGACCTACCATGCCCTATTCCTTACGAAGAAATCCACCGGGAAGCCCTCA TGTCCTTAAAGGCTGATTATTTTGAGGGGATGCGAGTTGATTTTACTAAGGGACTCAATCAGAGATTCTCACTAAGTCACAG TATTGCCATGGGACCCACGGAGCTTCCTTCTCAATCTGCTGAAGTAATTAAAATTCCAACTGCAAACTATGAGTTTGGTGCAAACTTCATAGATCCAAAG TTAATGCTTATTGGAAGAGTCTTGACTGATGGACGAGTCAATGCCAGAGTGAAATGTGACTTGTCTGAGAATCTTACCATGAAGGCCAATGCTCAG CTTACAAGTGAGCCACACATGTCTCATGGAATGTTCAATTTTGAGTACAAG GGTAGCGACTATCGGAGTCAATTCCAGCTTGGAAATGGTGGTTTACTTGGTGCTAGTTATATTCAG AGTGTTACCCCTCACTTGTCATTAGGTGGGGAAGTATTCTGGGCAGGTCAGCATCGTAAGTCTGGTCTTGGTTATGCTGCCCGATACAATACGGATAAAATG GTTGCCTCAGGACAGATTGCTAGCACTGGAATGGTGGCTCTTAGCTATGTTCAGAAAGTGTCTGAAAAG GTTTCATTGGCATCTGATTTAATGTACAATTACATGTCAAGAGATGTCACTGCCAGCTTTGGCTATGATTACATACTTCGCCAG TGTCGGCTTAGAGGCAAGATTGACTCAAATGGCTGCACATCTGCTTTTCTTGAAGAAAGGTTGAGCATGGGTCTTAATTTTATCATCTCTGCTGAG ATCGACCACATGAAGAAAGACTACAAGTTTGGGTTCGGATTGACAGTTggagaatag